The genomic region CAAGATCGCGCGAACCATCGGTTTGCTTCAGCGACGCGGAGCCATCTATCCACGGCCGCACGGGTTTCTCGCGACAGATTGATTTCGAAATGGCCTGGAGAAATATGAGATACCGCTCCACATGTCGGGCGAACTGAACTCACGGGCCAACTCAGCCAGCCGTCAAAGCCCCGACCTTGAGCCAGAAGGTGTTCTGCGGATTCCGACGCGTGTGCCATCACGGCCGGAAACACTTTTGCATTGGCGGACGCTGGTCGTGACGAGCGCCAAGACCCGATGCGACGAGAGCAACTTCATGAGTAGAATCCGAGAACGGCCTTTGTCTCGAGATATTCTTCCAAACCCCTCTAGGCCGTACTCCCGGCCGTTGCCGGAACGCTTGTATCCACCGAAAGGTGCGTTCGGGTCCCAGTCAGGATAGTTCACATGGACCTGACCAGACCGGATCTCTCCGGCTACGGCCCGCACCGTTTCCATATCCGTGCCCTGCACGTGGGCGCCGAGGCCGTAGACAGTGTCGTCGGCGATCTCGATCGCCTCCTCCACTGTGTTGTAGGAAATGATGGACAGCACGGCGAATTCCGCACCAATGCATTATTTCGACTGCTTGTCCGATTGTTCGCTGTAGTACCCTATCCTACGATGAGGGCGTAACAGACCACCCCAAGTAGCCTCGGCGGTATATACTGAGATGAAAGCCACGGAGATAGGCCACTATGGTCGATGTAATGCACGACGCCGTTTAGTTTGATTCGGGAACGAGCATCAGAAGCTCCATTTCCAAACGCGTTCAAAAAATTCGGCGGCATCAGAGCTGCTTACATAACGAACTCAGCAGCTTAAGCGCTGGCTGGGGCGGGAGGGATCGAACCTCCGAATGGCGGAATCAAAATCCGCTGCCTTACCACTTGGCTACGCCCCATCAGGCCCTCGGGAAACGGCGGCGACAGGAGCGTCCGCGGATTCCCTCGAGTGGTGCCGGTCTATAGGGAGAGGCGCGGCATTTCAACCGCCCGGAGGGGCAAAATACCACAGGCGCCGGTGGCGCCGCGCCATGCCTTACAGGAGCGCTACGCCAGCCCGTTGCCGACGGGCGTTCCGCCACCCCTCCTGACAGTTGAGACCTCCCCCGTTTCATGGGAATACGGCGCCAAGAACTGTCCACGGGAGTGAGCCATGACCTACCGCGCGCCGATCTCTGACATGCTGCTGTCGCTCAACCACGGCGCCGGCCTGAAAGCTGCCATGGAGGCCGGCCATTACGGCGATTTCGACGGCGATATCGTGAGCGCCGTGCTGGAGGAAGCCGGCAAGTTCGCAACCGACGTGCTGGCGCCGCTCAACAAAGTCGGCGACGAGCACGGCATCAAGCTCAGCGACGGCAAGGTCACGACCGCGCCGGGCTGGCCGGATGCCTACAAGCGCTGGACCGAGGGCGGCTGGAACGCGGTCTCGGGCCCCGAGGATTTCGGCGGCCAGGGCCTGCCGCTCGCGATCAACGCCGCCTGCACCGAGATCTGGAGCGCCGCCAACGTCGCCTTCGGCCTCTGCCCGCTGCTGACGGCGTCGGCGATGGAGGCGCTGGACGCGCATGGCAGCGACGAGCTGAAGAAAATCTATCTCGAGAAGCTCGTCTCCGGCGAATGGACCGGCACGATGCAGCTGACCGAGCCGCAGGCCGGCTCCGATGTCGGCGCGTTGCGCACCCGCGCCGAGAAGCAGGCCGACGGCACCTATCGCATCAAGGGGACGAAGATCTTCATCACCTACGGCGAGCACGACATGACCGACAACATCGTGCATTTCGTGCTGGCGCGCCTGCCGGACGCGCCCGCAGGGACCAAGGGGATATCGCTGTTCCTCGTGCCGAAATTCATGGTCAACGAAGACGGCTCGCTGGGTGCGCGCAATGACATCTTTGCCTCCGGCGTCGAGCACAAGCTCGGCATGCATGCCTCCCCCACCTGCACCATGACCATGGGCGATCATGGCGGCGCGATCGGCTTCCTGGTCGGCGAAGAGAACCAGGGCATGCGCTGCATGTTCACGATGATGAACCAGGCCCGCCTCGGCGTCGGCCTCGAAGGCGTCGGTGTTGCCGACCGTGCCTATCAGCAGGCATTGTCGTACGCACAAGAGCGCAAGCAGGGCCGCGCCCTCGGCAACAAGGGTGACGGTTCCGATGCGATCTTCGTGCATCCCGACGTCAAGCGCATGCTGATGCGGATGCGGGCGCAGACCGCTGCGGCGCGCACCATCTGCTATGCGACCGCGGTGGCGATCGACGTCTCGACGCGTGCCAGGGATCCGAAGGTCCGCGCCGACGCTGCAGCGCGTGCGGCATTGCTGACGCCGATGGCCAAGGGCTATTCGACCGACATCGGCAACGAGGTCGCCTATCTCGGCGTGCAGGTGCATGGCGGCATGGGCTTCATCGAGGAGACCGGCGCGGCGCAGCACTATCGCGATGCCCGCATCACCGCGATCTACGAGGGCACCAACGGCATCCAGGCCATCGACCTCGTCACGCGAAAGCTCGCGGCCAACGGCGGCGCGTCGGTGTGGGCGCTGCTCGACGAACTCTCCGCAATCGTGAAGCAGGTCGAAGCCTCCAACGATCCCGCCTTCGGCACCACGGGCGTGAAATTGCGTGAGGCACTGGAGGCGCTGACGCGCACCAGCAAATGGCTGCTGGAGCGGCTTCCTTCCGCGCCGAACGAGGCGCTGGCCGGCGCGACGCCGTATCTGCAACAGTTCGGCGCCACGCTCGGCGGCTGCATGCTGGCGTCTGAAGCGCTCGCCGCGAAATCCGACGGCATCGCGGACGCCGGGCGCTACGTCTCGCTGGCGCGCTTCTTCGCCGAGAACATCGCCGTGCAGGCCGGCGCGCTCGAGCGCACCGTGACGGAGAGTGCGGAGTCGGTCGCGGCAGCGGATGCGGTGCTGTTGGGGTAGCTGGGACGCGTAGCCCGGATGGAGCGCAGCGCAATCCGGGGCCATCATTGCTGGTGACACGAATTCCGGATTGCGCTGCGCTCCATCCGGGCTACGAAGCCGCAAGCTTCGTACGTCGCCCCGGCCGCCATAGTACGACGCTCGCCGCCACCACGTCGAGCACCACGCACATCGCAAACGCGCTCGTGTAGTCGCCGGTTACGCTGCGCACGAGACCGACGATGCCGGGGCCGAAGGCGCTGACGATGCCGCTGATCGAGGTGCCCAGCCCCATCGCAGCGGCGAAGGCGCTCGCGCCGATCTCCCGCTGGATGATCAAGGGCGGAAACGTGATCATGTTGCCGATCGAGAAACCGTAGACGGCGCAGCACACGAGCAGCACGGTCGGATTCGTGCTTTGCAGAAGCACGAACAGCGCCGCCGCCTGGCTCGTCATCGATGCCGCGCAGGCGAGCCGCGGATCGAGCCGGTCCACGAACAGGCCGAGCGAGAGGCGCCCGACCACCGCCATCGCCGCCATGACGGTGACGGCAAGGCCCGCACTGGCGCGGCCGATCAGCGGTTCGAGGAACGTCACCTGATGGATGATGAATCCCATCTGCGCCAGCAGCGCGACCGCGATCGGCAGCACCATGGTCCAGAACGCCGCGTTGGCGAGCAGCGTCTTGCGTGAGTGAACCGAAGGCAAGGCAGTGCCGCCAGTGGATGAATTCCCACCCGACGTCGGCGGCATTTCGGTTCGCCACCCGGTGAAGATGACCACCACCGGCAGCACCAGCACCACCATCGCCAGCGTGGCCGCCAGCATCGCGGAACGAAAGCCGATGCTGCCACTCAGCGACAGCAGCAGCGGCACGAGCACGATGCCCCCGCAGGTCGCGCCGTTGTAGGCGAGGCTGAGCGCGAGCCCGCGGCGCCGTTCGAACCAGGAGTTCAGCACGGTCGCGATCACCACCGTGCCCATGCCGGTCCAGCCGACCGACATCAGCGCATAAGCGAGATAGAGCTGCCACGGCGTCTGCAGCAGCGCCAGCAGCACCGTCGAAGCGCCGAGCGCCGACAGGCCGCACAGGATCAGCGACCGCAGCCCGATGCGGGCGAGCAGATCGTCGGTGAAGATGACGAGGACGGCAGTCAGGAGAAAGGAGAAGGTGCTGGCCGCGGAGACCAGCGTGCCCGGCCAGCCATGGGCGCGCTGCAGTTCCGCGAGATAGACGCCCTGACCGTACAGGCCGAAGCCGAACATGAAGAAAGCCATCAGGAAGCAGGCCAGCACGACGCGCCAGCCGCGATAGTGCAGCGAGGATTCGTCAACACGAGTGGCGGCAATCATCAATCGGGCAATCGGCCAAATGGAACGGCGCGAGGCGATCGTGCACCACAACCAGTGGTTTTTCAATCGAAAATGGCGGTTGATCATTGCAACGCGGAACACGGCGGCGAGCGTGATGCGCCCGTCTCGGGCGAATTCGGTCTCCAAAAGGTCGCGCTAGCGCATTGGCACGCCTGCAAGATGATGTAGGCTGACGTTTCGCGAGTCTAGCAATGTCAGTATCGCGGCGACCGCAGGGGCCCCTCATGCCGAATGGCAATATCGTCGTCAGCGAAGAGCGCGGAACGCGCGTGATCACCCTGCGCCGCCCGAGCAAGAAGAACGCGATCACGCAGGACATGTATCGGGAGATGAGCCGCGCGATCGACACCGCGCAGAACAATCCCGACATCCGCTGCATGATCATCACCGGGGGCTCCGGCGTGTTCACCGCCGGCGACGACATCGACGATTTCATGCACGCCGACACGTCGCGCCCCGAGACGCTGTCCGACGGCGCCAAGTTTCTCTATTCGCTAGCTCACAACGCCAAGCCGGTGATCGCGGCCGTGGACGGCGCGTCGATCGGCATGGGCACCGTGATGCTGTTCCATTGCGACTATGTGCTGGCCTCGAACGCGGCGACCTTCTCCGCGCCCTACATCCATCTCGGGCTCGTGCCGGTCGGCGCGTCCAGCCTCTTGATGCCGAACACGATGGGCTACCAGCGCGCCTTCGCCATGCTGGTGATGGGACGGACTTTTACGGCCGCGGAAGCGCATGCCGCCGGCTTCGTCAACACCGTGGTCTCGCCGGGTCATACCGAGGTCGAGGCACGCAAGGTGGCGCGCGATATCTGCCGGCTTCCCGCCGAAGCGGTCGCGATCTCGCGCAAACTGCTCCGCGTCGCATCCGAGGAGCTCACCCGCCGCATCGATCAGGAGGCCCATCTGTTCGGCGAGCGGCTGAAGTCGGAAGAAGCCACCGCCGCGTTCAACGCGTTTATGAACAGGAAGAAGCGGTAGGCTGTCTTCCCTCTCCCATGGCGGGAGAGCCTGGCTCGCCGCAAAGCGGCGAGACGGGTGACGGGTTCTATCCGCGAGTCGAACTCACATTTGAATTTGCGGAGACACCCCCTCATCCGGCGCTTCGCGACACCTTCTCGAGAAGGGGAGAAGGAAGAAAGCTTCGTGAAATCTTCGTGCGGAACGACTAGTCTGGTTTCATGCAACATGTTCTCCGGCTGACCGTCTTCTCGCTCGCGCTCGCCGCCCTGCCCGCGTCCGCCCAAACCGCCGCACCCGTCGAGCTGCGCATCCTGGCGATCAACGATTTCCACGGCAATCTGCGCCCGCCGCCGGGC from Bradyrhizobium lupini harbors:
- a CDS encoding MFS transporter, whose protein sequence is MIAATRVDESSLHYRGWRVVLACFLMAFFMFGFGLYGQGVYLAELQRAHGWPGTLVSAASTFSFLLTAVLVIFTDDLLARIGLRSLILCGLSALGASTVLLALLQTPWQLYLAYALMSVGWTGMGTVVIATVLNSWFERRRGLALSLAYNGATCGGIVLVPLLLSLSGSIGFRSAMLAATLAMVVLVLPVVVIFTGWRTEMPPTSGGNSSTGGTALPSVHSRKTLLANAAFWTMVLPIAVALLAQMGFIIHQVTFLEPLIGRASAGLAVTVMAAMAVVGRLSLGLFVDRLDPRLACAASMTSQAAALFVLLQSTNPTVLLVCCAVYGFSIGNMITFPPLIIQREIGASAFAAAMGLGTSISGIVSAFGPGIVGLVRSVTGDYTSAFAMCVVLDVVAASVVLWRPGRRTKLAAS
- a CDS encoding acyl-CoA dehydrogenase — encoded protein: MTYRAPISDMLLSLNHGAGLKAAMEAGHYGDFDGDIVSAVLEEAGKFATDVLAPLNKVGDEHGIKLSDGKVTTAPGWPDAYKRWTEGGWNAVSGPEDFGGQGLPLAINAACTEIWSAANVAFGLCPLLTASAMEALDAHGSDELKKIYLEKLVSGEWTGTMQLTEPQAGSDVGALRTRAEKQADGTYRIKGTKIFITYGEHDMTDNIVHFVLARLPDAPAGTKGISLFLVPKFMVNEDGSLGARNDIFASGVEHKLGMHASPTCTMTMGDHGGAIGFLVGEENQGMRCMFTMMNQARLGVGLEGVGVADRAYQQALSYAQERKQGRALGNKGDGSDAIFVHPDVKRMLMRMRAQTAAARTICYATAVAIDVSTRARDPKVRADAAARAALLTPMAKGYSTDIGNEVAYLGVQVHGGMGFIEETGAAQHYRDARITAIYEGTNGIQAIDLVTRKLAANGGASVWALLDELSAIVKQVEASNDPAFGTTGVKLREALEALTRTSKWLLERLPSAPNEALAGATPYLQQFGATLGGCMLASEALAAKSDGIADAGRYVSLARFFAENIAVQAGALERTVTESAESVAAADAVLLG
- a CDS encoding enoyl-CoA hydratase-related protein; protein product: MPNGNIVVSEERGTRVITLRRPSKKNAITQDMYREMSRAIDTAQNNPDIRCMIITGGSGVFTAGDDIDDFMHADTSRPETLSDGAKFLYSLAHNAKPVIAAVDGASIGMGTVMLFHCDYVLASNAATFSAPYIHLGLVPVGASSLLMPNTMGYQRAFAMLVMGRTFTAAEAHAAGFVNTVVSPGHTEVEARKVARDICRLPAEAVAISRKLLRVASEELTRRIDQEAHLFGERLKSEEATAAFNAFMNRKKR